A single Nicotiana tabacum cultivar K326 chromosome 5, ASM71507v2, whole genome shotgun sequence DNA region contains:
- the LOC142180813 gene encoding uncharacterized protein LOC142180813 produces MDAIIWNVRSVNTMQAFERLITMHRKHHFEFIGILEHMQQSHKMERYRARIGLAQAVVNVSNKIWAFIDEIFEVTILYNMTQQLTLRLMHSETHVELILTLVYAKCDRTERIELWDTLYAMASDMTIPWLVGGDFNVIWDEEEKYGGLSVSLIEVDDFRHCINTCNLTDLGIKGSIFTWWNERSEEDCIFKRLDRCIGNNELQQTFPGLEITHLSKIGSDHCPMLLKCDIVTPPIKKSFRFLNFWTKHEPSKM; encoded by the coding sequence ATGGATGCCATTATATGGAATGTCAGGTCAGTAAACACAATGCAAGCATTTGAAAGGCTGATTACAATGCACAGAAAACATCATTTTGAGTTCATAGGAATCCTTGAGCATATGCAACAGTCTCACAAAATGGAGAGGTATAGAGCAAGAATTGGTTTGGCACAGGCTGTGGTGAATGTGTCAAACAAGATTTGGGCTTTTATTGATGAAATTTTTGAGGttactattttatataacatgaCTCAACAGCTGACTTTGAGATTAATGCACTCTGAAACACATGTTGAGCTCATCCTTACACTAGTCTATGCCAAATGTGATCGCACTGAAAGAATAGAACTATGGGATACGTTGTATGCAATGGCATCAGATATGACAATACCTTGGCTAGTTGGAGGCGACTTTAATGTGATATGGGATGAGGAAGAGAAATATGGGGGATTGTCAGTTTCCCTCATTGAAGTAGATGACTTCAGACACTGCATCAATACCTGCAACTTGACAGACTTGGGTATCAAAGGAAgcatatttacatggtggaatgaaAGATCAGAGGAGGACTGCATTTTTAAAAGATTGGACAGATGTATTGGCAATAATGAATTGCAACAGACCTTTCCTGGATTGGAGATAACTCACCTATCCAAAATCGGGTCTGATCATTGCCCAATGTTGCTGAAATGTGATATAGTAACTCCTCCAATTAAGAAGTCATTCAGATTTCTTAACTTCTGGACAAAGCATGAGCCTTCAAAGATGTAG